The following are encoded together in the Chlorocebus sabaeus isolate Y175 chromosome 20, mChlSab1.0.hap1, whole genome shotgun sequence genome:
- the LOC103225840 gene encoding protein misato homolog 1 isoform X4: protein MAGGAREVLTLQLGHFAGFVGAHWWNQQDAALGRATDAKESPGELCPDVLYRTGRTLHGQDTYTPRLILMDLKGSLSSLKGEGGLYRDKQLDAAIAWQGKLTTHKEELCPKNPYLQDFESSQGVLSSDGVWRVKSIPNGKGSPPLTTATTPKPLIPTEASIRVWSDFLRVHLHPRSICMIQKYNHDGEAGRLEAFGQGESVLKEPKYQEELEDRLHFYVEECDYLQGFQILCDLHDGFSGVGAKAAELLQDEYSGRGIITWGLLPAPYHRGEAQRNIYRLLNTAFGLVHLTAHSSLVCPLSLGGSLGLRPEPPVNFPYLHYDATLPFHCSAILATALDTVTVPYRLCSSPVSMVHLADMLSFCGKKVVTAGATIPFPLAPGQSLPDSLMQFGGATPWTPLSACGEPSGTRCFAQSVVLRGIDRACHTSQLTPGTPPPSSLHACTTGEEVLAQYLQQQQPRVMSSSHLLLTPCRVAPPYPHLFSSCSPQGMVLDGSPKGAAVESIPVFGALCSSSSLHQTLEALARDLTKLDLRRWASFMDAGVEHDDVAELLQELQSLAQCYQGGDSLVD from the exons ATGGCGGGCGGGGCCCGGGAAGTGCTCACCCTGCAGTTGGGACACTTTGCCGGTTTCGTGGGCGCGCACTGGTGGAACCAGCAG GATGCTGCGCTGGGCCGAGCAACCGATGCCAAGGAGTCGCCGGGAGAGCTGTGCCCCGATGTCCTGTATCGTACGGGCCGGACGCTGCACGGCCAGGATACCTACACGCCGCGACTCATCCTCATGGATCTGAAGG GTAGTTTGAGCTCCCTAAAAGGGGAAGGTGGACTCTATAGGGACAAACAGTTGGATGCTGCAATAGCATG GCAGGGGAAGCTCACCACACACAAAGAGGAACTCTGTCCCAAGAACCCTTATCTCCAGGACTTTGAGT CCTCCCAGGGAGTGCTGAGTAGTGATGGTGTTTGGAGGGTCAAATCCATTCCCAATGGCAAAG GTTCCCCACCACTCACCACCGCTACAACTCCAAAACCACTTATCCCTACAGAGGCCAGCATCAGGGTCTGGTCAGACTTCCTCAGAGTCCATCTCCATCCCCGGAGCATCTGTATGATTCAGAAGTACAACCATGATGG GGAAGCAGGTCGGCTGGAAGCTTTTGGCCAAGGGGAAAGTGTCCTAAAGGAACCCAAGTACCAGGAAGAGCTGGAGGACAGGCTGCACTTCTACGTGGAGGAATGTGACTACTTGCAG GGCTTCCAGATCCTGTGTGACCTGCACGATGGCTTCTCTGGGGTAGGCGCGAAGGCGGCAGAGCTGCTACAAGATGAATATTCAGGGCGGGGAATAATAACGTGGGGCCTGCTACCTGCTCCCTACCATCGTGGG GAGGCCCAGAGAAACATCTATCGTCTATTAAACACAGCTTTTGGTCTCGTACACCTGACTGCTCACAGCTCTCTCGTCTGTCCCTTGTCGTTGGGTGGGAGCCTGGGCCTGCGACCTGAGCCACCTGTCAACTTCCCTTACCTGCATTACGAT GCCACTCTGCCCTTCCACTGCAGTGCCATCCTGGCTACAGCCCTGGACACAGTCACTGTTCCTTATCGCCTGTGTTCCTCTCCAGTTTCCATGGTTCATCTGGCTGACATGCTGAGCTTCTGTGGGAAAAAG gTGGTGACAGCAGGAGCAACCATTCCTTTCCCCTTGGCTCCAGGCCAGTCCCTTCCTGATTCCCTGATGCAGTTTGGAGGAGCCACCCCATGGACCCCACTGTCTGCATGTGGGGAGCCTTCTGGAACACGTTGCTTTGCCCAGTCAGTGGTGCTGAGGGGTATAGACAGAGCATGCCACACGAG CCAGCTCACCCCAGGGAcacctccaccctcctcccttcACGCATGTACCACTGGGGAAGAAGTCTTGGCTCAGTATTTACAACAGCAGCAGCCTAGAGTCATGAG TTCTTCCCATCTGCTGCTGACTCCCTGCAGGGTGGCTCCTCCTTACCCACACCTCTTCTCAAGCTGCAGTCCACAGGGCATGGTTCTGGATGGTTCCCCCAAGGGAGCAG CAGTGGAGAGCATCCCAGTGTTTGGGGCACTGTGTTCCTCTTCGTCCCTGCACCAGACCCTGGAAGCCTTGGCCAGAGACCTCACCAAACTCGACTTGCGGCGCTGGGCCAGCTTCATGGATGCTGGAGTGGAGCACGATGACGTAGCAGAGCTCCTGCAGGAGCTACAAAGCCTGGCCCAGTGCTACCAGGGTGGTGACAGCCTCGTGGACTAA
- the LOC103225840 gene encoding protein misato homolog 1 isoform X3 gives MAGGAREVLTLQLGHFAGFVGAHWWNQQDAALGRATDAKESPGELCPDVLYRTGRTLHGQDTYTPRLILMDLKGSLSSLKGEGGLYRDKQLDAAIAWQGKLTTHKEELCPKNPYLQDFEYRDFFHPSQGVLSSDGVWRVKSIPNGKGSPPLTTATTPKPLIPTEASIRVWSDFLRVHLHPRSICMIQKYNHDGEAGRLEAFGQGESVLKEPKYQEELEDRLHFYVEECDYLQGFQILCDLHDGFSGVGAKAAELLQDEYSGRGIITWGLLPAPYHRGEAQRNIYRLLNTAFGLVHLTAHSSLVCPLSLGGSLGLRPEPPVNFPYLHYDATLPFHCSAILATALDTVTVPYRLCSSPVSMVHLADMLSFCGKKVVTAGATIPFPLAPGQSLPDSLMQFGGATPWTPLSACGEPSGTRCFAQSVVLRGIDRACHTSQLTPGTPPPSSLHACTTGEEVLAQYLQQQQPRVMSSSHLLLTPCRVAPPYPHLFSSCSPQGMVLDGSPKGAVESIPVFGALCSSSSLHQTLEALARDLTKLDLRRWASFMDAGVEHDDVAELLQELQSLAQCYQGGDSLVD, from the exons ATGGCGGGCGGGGCCCGGGAAGTGCTCACCCTGCAGTTGGGACACTTTGCCGGTTTCGTGGGCGCGCACTGGTGGAACCAGCAG GATGCTGCGCTGGGCCGAGCAACCGATGCCAAGGAGTCGCCGGGAGAGCTGTGCCCCGATGTCCTGTATCGTACGGGCCGGACGCTGCACGGCCAGGATACCTACACGCCGCGACTCATCCTCATGGATCTGAAGG GTAGTTTGAGCTCCCTAAAAGGGGAAGGTGGACTCTATAGGGACAAACAGTTGGATGCTGCAATAGCATG GCAGGGGAAGCTCACCACACACAAAGAGGAACTCTGTCCCAAGAACCCTTATCTCCAGGACTTTGAGTACAGAG atttttttcacCCCTCCCAGGGAGTGCTGAGTAGTGATGGTGTTTGGAGGGTCAAATCCATTCCCAATGGCAAAG GTTCCCCACCACTCACCACCGCTACAACTCCAAAACCACTTATCCCTACAGAGGCCAGCATCAGGGTCTGGTCAGACTTCCTCAGAGTCCATCTCCATCCCCGGAGCATCTGTATGATTCAGAAGTACAACCATGATGG GGAAGCAGGTCGGCTGGAAGCTTTTGGCCAAGGGGAAAGTGTCCTAAAGGAACCCAAGTACCAGGAAGAGCTGGAGGACAGGCTGCACTTCTACGTGGAGGAATGTGACTACTTGCAG GGCTTCCAGATCCTGTGTGACCTGCACGATGGCTTCTCTGGGGTAGGCGCGAAGGCGGCAGAGCTGCTACAAGATGAATATTCAGGGCGGGGAATAATAACGTGGGGCCTGCTACCTGCTCCCTACCATCGTGGG GAGGCCCAGAGAAACATCTATCGTCTATTAAACACAGCTTTTGGTCTCGTACACCTGACTGCTCACAGCTCTCTCGTCTGTCCCTTGTCGTTGGGTGGGAGCCTGGGCCTGCGACCTGAGCCACCTGTCAACTTCCCTTACCTGCATTACGAT GCCACTCTGCCCTTCCACTGCAGTGCCATCCTGGCTACAGCCCTGGACACAGTCACTGTTCCTTATCGCCTGTGTTCCTCTCCAGTTTCCATGGTTCATCTGGCTGACATGCTGAGCTTCTGTGGGAAAAAG gTGGTGACAGCAGGAGCAACCATTCCTTTCCCCTTGGCTCCAGGCCAGTCCCTTCCTGATTCCCTGATGCAGTTTGGAGGAGCCACCCCATGGACCCCACTGTCTGCATGTGGGGAGCCTTCTGGAACACGTTGCTTTGCCCAGTCAGTGGTGCTGAGGGGTATAGACAGAGCATGCCACACGAG CCAGCTCACCCCAGGGAcacctccaccctcctcccttcACGCATGTACCACTGGGGAAGAAGTCTTGGCTCAGTATTTACAACAGCAGCAGCCTAGAGTCATGAG TTCTTCCCATCTGCTGCTGACTCCCTGCAGGGTGGCTCCTCCTTACCCACACCTCTTCTCAAGCTGCAGTCCACAGGGCATGGTTCTGGATGGTTCCCCCAAGGGAGCAG TGGAGAGCATCCCAGTGTTTGGGGCACTGTGTTCCTCTTCGTCCCTGCACCAGACCCTGGAAGCCTTGGCCAGAGACCTCACCAAACTCGACTTGCGGCGCTGGGCCAGCTTCATGGATGCTGGAGTGGAGCACGATGACGTAGCAGAGCTCCTGCAGGAGCTACAAAGCCTGGCCCAGTGCTACCAGGGTGGTGACAGCCTCGTGGACTAA
- the LOC103225840 gene encoding protein misato homolog 1 isoform X2, whose amino-acid sequence MYIERRRTHQSAVSLINLQSFSGRGSSPHTKRNSVPRTLISRTLSTEGVLSSDGVWRVKSIPNGKGSPPLTTATTPKPLIPTEASIRVWSDFLRVHLHPRSICMIQKYNHDGEAGRLEAFGQGESVLKEPKYQEELEDRLHFYVEECDYLQGFQILCDLHDGFSGVGAKAAELLQDEYSGRGIITWGLLPAPYHRGEAQRNIYRLLNTAFGLVHLTAHSSLVCPLSLGGSLGLRPEPPVNFPYLHYDATLPFHCSAILATALDTVTVPYRLCSSPVSMVHLADMLSFCGKKVVTAGATIPFPLAPGQSLPDSLMQFGGATPWTPLSACGEPSGTRCFAQSVVLRGIDRACHTSQLTPGTPPPSSLHACTTGEEVLAQYLQQQQPRVMSSSHLLLTPCRVAPPYPHLFSSCSPQGMVLDGSPKGAVESIPVFGALCSSSSLHQTLEALARDLTKLDLRRWASFMDAGVEHDDVAELLQELQSLAQCYQGGDSLVD is encoded by the exons ATGTACATAGAACGCAGAAGAACTCATCAGAGTGCGGTTTCTTTGATCAATCTCCAATCTTTTTCAGGCAGGGGAAGCTCACCACACACAAAGAGGAACTCTGTCCCAAGAACCCTTATCTCCAGGACTTTGAGTACAGAG GGAGTGCTGAGTAGTGATGGTGTTTGGAGGGTCAAATCCATTCCCAATGGCAAAG GTTCCCCACCACTCACCACCGCTACAACTCCAAAACCACTTATCCCTACAGAGGCCAGCATCAGGGTCTGGTCAGACTTCCTCAGAGTCCATCTCCATCCCCGGAGCATCTGTATGATTCAGAAGTACAACCATGATGG GGAAGCAGGTCGGCTGGAAGCTTTTGGCCAAGGGGAAAGTGTCCTAAAGGAACCCAAGTACCAGGAAGAGCTGGAGGACAGGCTGCACTTCTACGTGGAGGAATGTGACTACTTGCAG GGCTTCCAGATCCTGTGTGACCTGCACGATGGCTTCTCTGGGGTAGGCGCGAAGGCGGCAGAGCTGCTACAAGATGAATATTCAGGGCGGGGAATAATAACGTGGGGCCTGCTACCTGCTCCCTACCATCGTGGG GAGGCCCAGAGAAACATCTATCGTCTATTAAACACAGCTTTTGGTCTCGTACACCTGACTGCTCACAGCTCTCTCGTCTGTCCCTTGTCGTTGGGTGGGAGCCTGGGCCTGCGACCTGAGCCACCTGTCAACTTCCCTTACCTGCATTACGAT GCCACTCTGCCCTTCCACTGCAGTGCCATCCTGGCTACAGCCCTGGACACAGTCACTGTTCCTTATCGCCTGTGTTCCTCTCCAGTTTCCATGGTTCATCTGGCTGACATGCTGAGCTTCTGTGGGAAAAAG gTGGTGACAGCAGGAGCAACCATTCCTTTCCCCTTGGCTCCAGGCCAGTCCCTTCCTGATTCCCTGATGCAGTTTGGAGGAGCCACCCCATGGACCCCACTGTCTGCATGTGGGGAGCCTTCTGGAACACGTTGCTTTGCCCAGTCAGTGGTGCTGAGGGGTATAGACAGAGCATGCCACACGAG CCAGCTCACCCCAGGGAcacctccaccctcctcccttcACGCATGTACCACTGGGGAAGAAGTCTTGGCTCAGTATTTACAACAGCAGCAGCCTAGAGTCATGAG TTCTTCCCATCTGCTGCTGACTCCCTGCAGGGTGGCTCCTCCTTACCCACACCTCTTCTCAAGCTGCAGTCCACAGGGCATGGTTCTGGATGGTTCCCCCAAGGGAGCAG TGGAGAGCATCCCAGTGTTTGGGGCACTGTGTTCCTCTTCGTCCCTGCACCAGACCCTGGAAGCCTTGGCCAGAGACCTCACCAAACTCGACTTGCGGCGCTGGGCCAGCTTCATGGATGCTGGAGTGGAGCACGATGACGTAGCAGAGCTCCTGCAGGAGCTACAAAGCCTGGCCCAGTGCTACCAGGGTGGTGACAGCCTCGTGGACTAA
- the LOC103225840 gene encoding protein misato homolog 1 isoform X1 has protein sequence MYIERRRTHQSAVSLINLQSFSGRGSSPHTKRNSVPRTLISRTLSTEGVLSSDGVWRVKSIPNGKGSPPLTTATTPKPLIPTEASIRVWSDFLRVHLHPRSICMIQKYNHDGEAGRLEAFGQGESVLKEPKYQEELEDRLHFYVEECDYLQGFQILCDLHDGFSGVGAKAAELLQDEYSGRGIITWGLLPAPYHRGEAQRNIYRLLNTAFGLVHLTAHSSLVCPLSLGGSLGLRPEPPVNFPYLHYDATLPFHCSAILATALDTVTVPYRLCSSPVSMVHLADMLSFCGKKVVTAGATIPFPLAPGQSLPDSLMQFGGATPWTPLSACGEPSGTRCFAQSVVLRGIDRACHTSQLTPGTPPPSSLHACTTGEEVLAQYLQQQQPRVMSSSHLLLTPCRVAPPYPHLFSSCSPQGMVLDGSPKGAAVESIPVFGALCSSSSLHQTLEALARDLTKLDLRRWASFMDAGVEHDDVAELLQELQSLAQCYQGGDSLVD, from the exons ATGTACATAGAACGCAGAAGAACTCATCAGAGTGCGGTTTCTTTGATCAATCTCCAATCTTTTTCAGGCAGGGGAAGCTCACCACACACAAAGAGGAACTCTGTCCCAAGAACCCTTATCTCCAGGACTTTGAGTACAGAG GGAGTGCTGAGTAGTGATGGTGTTTGGAGGGTCAAATCCATTCCCAATGGCAAAG GTTCCCCACCACTCACCACCGCTACAACTCCAAAACCACTTATCCCTACAGAGGCCAGCATCAGGGTCTGGTCAGACTTCCTCAGAGTCCATCTCCATCCCCGGAGCATCTGTATGATTCAGAAGTACAACCATGATGG GGAAGCAGGTCGGCTGGAAGCTTTTGGCCAAGGGGAAAGTGTCCTAAAGGAACCCAAGTACCAGGAAGAGCTGGAGGACAGGCTGCACTTCTACGTGGAGGAATGTGACTACTTGCAG GGCTTCCAGATCCTGTGTGACCTGCACGATGGCTTCTCTGGGGTAGGCGCGAAGGCGGCAGAGCTGCTACAAGATGAATATTCAGGGCGGGGAATAATAACGTGGGGCCTGCTACCTGCTCCCTACCATCGTGGG GAGGCCCAGAGAAACATCTATCGTCTATTAAACACAGCTTTTGGTCTCGTACACCTGACTGCTCACAGCTCTCTCGTCTGTCCCTTGTCGTTGGGTGGGAGCCTGGGCCTGCGACCTGAGCCACCTGTCAACTTCCCTTACCTGCATTACGAT GCCACTCTGCCCTTCCACTGCAGTGCCATCCTGGCTACAGCCCTGGACACAGTCACTGTTCCTTATCGCCTGTGTTCCTCTCCAGTTTCCATGGTTCATCTGGCTGACATGCTGAGCTTCTGTGGGAAAAAG gTGGTGACAGCAGGAGCAACCATTCCTTTCCCCTTGGCTCCAGGCCAGTCCCTTCCTGATTCCCTGATGCAGTTTGGAGGAGCCACCCCATGGACCCCACTGTCTGCATGTGGGGAGCCTTCTGGAACACGTTGCTTTGCCCAGTCAGTGGTGCTGAGGGGTATAGACAGAGCATGCCACACGAG CCAGCTCACCCCAGGGAcacctccaccctcctcccttcACGCATGTACCACTGGGGAAGAAGTCTTGGCTCAGTATTTACAACAGCAGCAGCCTAGAGTCATGAG TTCTTCCCATCTGCTGCTGACTCCCTGCAGGGTGGCTCCTCCTTACCCACACCTCTTCTCAAGCTGCAGTCCACAGGGCATGGTTCTGGATGGTTCCCCCAAGGGAGCAG CAGTGGAGAGCATCCCAGTGTTTGGGGCACTGTGTTCCTCTTCGTCCCTGCACCAGACCCTGGAAGCCTTGGCCAGAGACCTCACCAAACTCGACTTGCGGCGCTGGGCCAGCTTCATGGATGCTGGAGTGGAGCACGATGACGTAGCAGAGCTCCTGCAGGAGCTACAAAGCCTGGCCCAGTGCTACCAGGGTGGTGACAGCCTCGTGGACTAA
- the LOC103225840 gene encoding protein misato homolog 1 isoform X5 codes for MAGGAREVLTLQLGHFAGFVGAHWWNQQDAALGRATDAKESPGELCPDVLYRTGRTLHGQDTYTPRLILMDLKGSLSSLKGEGGLYRDKQLDAAIAWQGKLTTHKEELCPKNPYLQDFESSQGVLSSDGVWRVKSIPNGKGSPPLTTATTPKPLIPTEASIRVWSDFLRVHLHPRSICMIQKYNHDGEAGRLEAFGQGESVLKEPKYQEELEDRLHFYVEECDYLQGFQILCDLHDGFSGVGAKAAELLQDEYSGRGIITWGLLPAPYHRGEAQRNIYRLLNTAFGLVHLTAHSSLVCPLSLGGSLGLRPEPPVNFPYLHYDATLPFHCSAILATALDTVTVPYRLCSSPVSMVHLADMLSFCGKKVVTAGATIPFPLAPGQSLPDSLMQFGGATPWTPLSACGEPSGTRCFAQSVVLRGIDRACHTSQLTPGTPPPSSLHACTTGEEVLAQYLQQQQPRVMSSSHLLLTPCRVAPPYPHLFSSCSPQGMVLDGSPKGAGLSFLSLHSSGEHPSVWGTVFLFVPAPDPGSLGQRPHQTRLAALGQLHGCWSGAR; via the exons ATGGCGGGCGGGGCCCGGGAAGTGCTCACCCTGCAGTTGGGACACTTTGCCGGTTTCGTGGGCGCGCACTGGTGGAACCAGCAG GATGCTGCGCTGGGCCGAGCAACCGATGCCAAGGAGTCGCCGGGAGAGCTGTGCCCCGATGTCCTGTATCGTACGGGCCGGACGCTGCACGGCCAGGATACCTACACGCCGCGACTCATCCTCATGGATCTGAAGG GTAGTTTGAGCTCCCTAAAAGGGGAAGGTGGACTCTATAGGGACAAACAGTTGGATGCTGCAATAGCATG GCAGGGGAAGCTCACCACACACAAAGAGGAACTCTGTCCCAAGAACCCTTATCTCCAGGACTTTGAGT CCTCCCAGGGAGTGCTGAGTAGTGATGGTGTTTGGAGGGTCAAATCCATTCCCAATGGCAAAG GTTCCCCACCACTCACCACCGCTACAACTCCAAAACCACTTATCCCTACAGAGGCCAGCATCAGGGTCTGGTCAGACTTCCTCAGAGTCCATCTCCATCCCCGGAGCATCTGTATGATTCAGAAGTACAACCATGATGG GGAAGCAGGTCGGCTGGAAGCTTTTGGCCAAGGGGAAAGTGTCCTAAAGGAACCCAAGTACCAGGAAGAGCTGGAGGACAGGCTGCACTTCTACGTGGAGGAATGTGACTACTTGCAG GGCTTCCAGATCCTGTGTGACCTGCACGATGGCTTCTCTGGGGTAGGCGCGAAGGCGGCAGAGCTGCTACAAGATGAATATTCAGGGCGGGGAATAATAACGTGGGGCCTGCTACCTGCTCCCTACCATCGTGGG GAGGCCCAGAGAAACATCTATCGTCTATTAAACACAGCTTTTGGTCTCGTACACCTGACTGCTCACAGCTCTCTCGTCTGTCCCTTGTCGTTGGGTGGGAGCCTGGGCCTGCGACCTGAGCCACCTGTCAACTTCCCTTACCTGCATTACGAT GCCACTCTGCCCTTCCACTGCAGTGCCATCCTGGCTACAGCCCTGGACACAGTCACTGTTCCTTATCGCCTGTGTTCCTCTCCAGTTTCCATGGTTCATCTGGCTGACATGCTGAGCTTCTGTGGGAAAAAG gTGGTGACAGCAGGAGCAACCATTCCTTTCCCCTTGGCTCCAGGCCAGTCCCTTCCTGATTCCCTGATGCAGTTTGGAGGAGCCACCCCATGGACCCCACTGTCTGCATGTGGGGAGCCTTCTGGAACACGTTGCTTTGCCCAGTCAGTGGTGCTGAGGGGTATAGACAGAGCATGCCACACGAG CCAGCTCACCCCAGGGAcacctccaccctcctcccttcACGCATGTACCACTGGGGAAGAAGTCTTGGCTCAGTATTTACAACAGCAGCAGCCTAGAGTCATGAG TTCTTCCCATCTGCTGCTGACTCCCTGCAGGGTGGCTCCTCCTTACCCACACCTCTTCTCAAGCTGCAGTCCACAGGGCATGGTTCTGGATGGTTCCCCCAAGGGAGCAG gtctctctttcctctccctccacagCAGTGGAGAGCATCCCAGTGTTTGGGGCACTGTGTTCCTCTTCGTCCCTGCACCAGACCCTGGAAGCCTTGGCCAGAGACCTCACCAAACTCGACTTGCGGCGCTGGGCCAGCTTCATGGATGCTGGAGTGGAGCACGATGA